A part of Myxococcus landrumus genomic DNA contains:
- a CDS encoding DUF7305 domain-containing protein, with protein sequence MTHSWVSSWKPYWKGLVVLGCLSASAACTVRDPVAFITTEDGGGGPVASADGGPKPSSDDLEAFCAATGPMLLVGDSVTGAEVCSGHLAERAFRFALCTCERLSLSATMTTDAFRSSQGLYIPGGEGGSVATNGGVAANDLLKVGGGLSAGGTEGISLGSGLTVGGGLYSGGPLIGNVSAQVTGDAWVRGDVGLASLTVEGKLAVPAGRVMSGAVTASEVRREPVDSVAPCACDEGARLDIRGLIENHARTNHNAAAGLDASTLEGFHGERTLELPCGRFFLTRIEGQGRLNLVVRERTALFVRDSITVGERLSVEVVPPGELDLFIGGDVTVAGQFLLGSPEAPARVRVYSAGTGALVISAGSVLAGNVYAPGAALNISGNAEVFGSVFVRKIESSGGLALHYDEDVLSLGRACASAK encoded by the coding sequence ATGACTCACTCGTGGGTGTCTTCGTGGAAGCCGTACTGGAAGGGGCTCGTGGTCCTGGGCTGTCTCTCGGCGAGCGCCGCGTGCACCGTGAGGGACCCGGTGGCCTTCATCACCACGGAGGACGGTGGTGGCGGGCCCGTGGCTTCGGCGGACGGTGGACCCAAGCCTTCTTCCGATGACCTGGAGGCGTTCTGCGCGGCGACGGGGCCCATGCTCCTGGTCGGCGACAGCGTCACGGGCGCGGAGGTGTGCAGCGGGCATCTGGCCGAGCGCGCCTTCCGCTTCGCGTTGTGCACCTGCGAGCGGCTGTCGTTGAGCGCGACGATGACGACGGACGCGTTCCGCAGCTCGCAGGGGCTGTACATCCCGGGCGGGGAAGGGGGCTCGGTGGCGACGAATGGCGGCGTCGCGGCGAATGACTTGCTGAAGGTGGGCGGCGGGCTGAGCGCGGGAGGGACGGAGGGAATCTCGCTGGGCAGTGGCCTGACGGTGGGGGGCGGCCTGTACAGCGGCGGGCCGCTCATCGGAAACGTGTCCGCGCAGGTGACGGGGGACGCGTGGGTGCGAGGGGACGTGGGCCTGGCCTCGCTGACGGTGGAGGGGAAGCTGGCGGTGCCCGCCGGGCGCGTCATGTCCGGCGCGGTGACGGCCTCGGAGGTGAGGCGTGAGCCGGTGGACTCGGTGGCGCCGTGTGCGTGCGACGAGGGCGCGCGGTTGGACATCCGGGGCCTCATCGAGAACCACGCCCGCACCAACCACAACGCGGCCGCGGGGCTGGACGCGTCGACGCTGGAGGGCTTCCACGGCGAGCGCACGCTGGAGCTGCCGTGTGGGCGCTTCTTCCTGACGCGCATCGAGGGACAGGGGCGGCTGAACCTGGTGGTGCGCGAGCGCACCGCGCTGTTCGTGCGCGACAGCATCACCGTGGGCGAGCGGCTCTCCGTGGAGGTGGTACCGCCTGGAGAGCTGGACCTTTTCATCGGCGGAGACGTGACGGTGGCGGGCCAGTTCCTGCTGGGGTCTCCGGAGGCTCCGGCGCGAGTTCGCGTGTACTCCGCGGGGACGGGCGCGCTGGTCATCTCCGCGGGCAGCGTGCTCGCGGGGAACGTGTACGCGCCGGGGGCCGCGCTGAACATCAGCGGCAACGCCGAGGTGTTCGGGTCCGTCTTCGTCCGCAAGATTGAGTCTTCCGGGGGCCTGGCCCTGCACTACGACGAGGACGTGCTGTCGCTGGGCCGCGCCTGTGCCAGCGCGAAGTGA
- a CDS encoding FHA domain-containing protein, translated as MLHRLSVLMTRLQDDPDALLRDVGWPVLVWDSMPSRPRSVGPEEAPTLMGPLPPRVVESMVFELRPRYPGRGPEVTVGRSPECDIVLPEPTVSRQHARFRPEPHTEVWSVTDLESHGGTYLEGVLVVPGRPSPLFTRASLRLGGAEVVFLQACAFERYVRSYPQQSRVRLTRPG; from the coding sequence GTGCTCCATCGATTGTCCGTGTTGATGACACGGCTCCAGGATGACCCCGATGCCTTGCTGCGGGATGTCGGGTGGCCCGTGCTGGTGTGGGATTCGATGCCGAGCCGTCCTCGCTCGGTGGGCCCGGAGGAAGCGCCGACCTTGATGGGCCCGTTGCCTCCGCGCGTCGTGGAGTCGATGGTCTTCGAGTTGCGGCCCCGCTACCCGGGCCGAGGCCCCGAGGTGACGGTGGGGCGCAGTCCGGAGTGCGACATCGTTCTGCCCGAACCCACGGTGTCGCGTCAGCACGCTCGCTTCCGTCCAGAGCCACACACCGAGGTGTGGAGTGTGACGGACCTGGAGAGCCACGGCGGCACGTATCTGGAAGGCGTGTTGGTGGTGCCAGGGCGTCCTTCGCCGCTCTTCACGCGCGCCTCGTTGAGGTTGGGTGGCGCGGAGGTGGTGTTCCTCCAGGCGTGTGCGTTCGAGCGCTACGTGCGCTCGTATCCTCAGCAGTCCCGGGTGCGCTTGACGCGACCAGGGTGA
- a CDS encoding tetratricopeptide repeat protein — translation MSRLLDEDDGASPDLDLLGSLDDTAGPARRLSRQRSTALVRAALLATVDAPSPPSRPRRRFEWWLSGGLLVVGAAAAAGWQVSRGSPPLTQAHVDPVVMASPHVDSVPAEPPAVTQVAVAPAVRPSHAEVARERSVMPAPEDLLRRANAHRADGQWKAAEALYLRVIRSEPRGMPAYVARVASGALRLEHLGDARGALRQYEEALRGWPEGLLAEEAGHGVAEAFRALGDTTGEARALESFLQRHPDSPHGVAARMRLREISTR, via the coding sequence ATGAGCCGGCTCCTGGATGAGGATGACGGGGCTTCTCCGGACCTGGACCTGCTCGGGTCCCTGGATGACACCGCGGGGCCCGCGCGTCGGCTGTCGCGTCAGCGGTCCACCGCGCTGGTGCGTGCCGCGCTCCTGGCCACGGTGGATGCGCCGTCGCCCCCCTCGCGCCCGCGCCGGCGCTTCGAGTGGTGGTTGAGTGGCGGACTGCTCGTGGTGGGGGCCGCCGCCGCGGCGGGATGGCAGGTGTCTCGAGGGAGCCCGCCGCTGACGCAGGCCCACGTGGACCCGGTGGTGATGGCGTCGCCCCACGTCGACTCCGTGCCCGCAGAGCCGCCCGCCGTGACGCAGGTGGCCGTGGCGCCCGCTGTCCGTCCCTCCCATGCGGAGGTGGCGCGGGAGCGGTCCGTCATGCCCGCGCCGGAGGATTTGCTGCGGCGAGCCAACGCGCACCGGGCCGATGGTCAATGGAAGGCGGCCGAGGCGCTCTATCTGCGGGTCATCCGGAGCGAGCCTCGGGGGATGCCGGCCTATGTCGCGCGGGTGGCCTCGGGGGCGCTGCGGTTGGAGCACCTGGGTGACGCGCGCGGCGCGCTGCGGCAGTACGAAGAGGCCCTGCGCGGCTGGCCCGAGGGGCTGTTGGCGGAGGAGGCGGGCCATGGTGTCGCGGAGGCGTTCAGGGCCTTGGGTGACACGACGGGGGAGGCTCGGGCGCTGGAGTCCTTCCTCCAGCGGCACCCCGACTCACCCCATGGGGTGGCGGCCCGGATGCGACTGAGGGAGATTTCAACGCGATGA
- a CDS encoding dipeptidase — MNRFVLAALLLCAPALAAPPAAPAPVSAKAKAIHESALIIDTHVDTPLRMLEEGFDVGSQPPNGQGHLDLSRARAGNLGAAFFSIWVEPKEFAGQYTHRALRLIDTVLSAVEKYPDQMVLALSSKDIVAARAGKQKKLATLLGVEGGHSIQNDLGVLRDFYRLGVRYMTLTWSNTNEWADSSGDISDASVKHHDGLTDFGREVVREMNRLGMLVDISHVSDKTFFDTLKVTRAPVIASHSSARALTDHPRNMTDEMLKAVAANGGVVMVNYYSAFIDDTYRKAWSAMSPERNAAMEALTAKHQGADAATKFRAEGAASWAWAAKVQRPPLESLINHIDHIAKVAGVDHVGMGSDFDGINSTPQSIDSVADLPRITEALLARGYTREQLHKILGGNLLRVFREAERVSRELRTAPSAQR, encoded by the coding sequence GTGAACCGCTTCGTCCTCGCCGCACTGCTCCTCTGCGCGCCCGCGCTCGCCGCGCCTCCCGCCGCGCCCGCGCCGGTCTCCGCGAAGGCGAAGGCCATCCACGAGTCGGCGCTCATCATCGACACGCACGTGGACACGCCGCTGCGCATGCTCGAGGAAGGCTTCGACGTGGGCTCGCAGCCGCCCAACGGGCAGGGACACCTGGACCTGTCGCGTGCGCGCGCCGGCAACCTGGGCGCCGCCTTCTTCTCCATCTGGGTGGAGCCCAAGGAGTTCGCGGGCCAGTACACCCACCGCGCGCTGCGCCTCATCGACACGGTGCTCAGCGCGGTGGAGAAGTACCCGGACCAGATGGTGCTGGCGCTCTCCTCCAAGGACATCGTCGCCGCGCGCGCGGGCAAGCAGAAGAAGCTGGCCACGCTGCTGGGCGTCGAGGGAGGCCACTCCATCCAGAATGATTTGGGCGTGCTTCGGGACTTCTACCGGCTGGGCGTGCGCTACATGACGCTCACCTGGTCCAACACGAACGAGTGGGCGGACTCCTCGGGCGACATCAGTGACGCGTCCGTGAAGCACCATGACGGCCTCACCGACTTCGGCCGGGAGGTCGTGCGAGAGATGAACCGGCTGGGCATGCTCGTGGACATCTCCCACGTGTCCGACAAGACGTTCTTCGACACGCTGAAGGTGACGCGTGCGCCCGTCATCGCGTCGCACTCGTCGGCCCGCGCGCTGACCGACCATCCGCGCAACATGACGGACGAGATGCTCAAGGCCGTCGCCGCCAATGGGGGCGTCGTCATGGTGAACTACTACTCCGCCTTCATCGACGACACCTATCGCAAGGCCTGGTCGGCCATGTCTCCCGAGCGCAACGCCGCGATGGAGGCCTTGACGGCGAAGCACCAGGGCGCGGATGCCGCCACGAAGTTCCGGGCAGAGGGCGCGGCGAGCTGGGCGTGGGCCGCGAAGGTGCAGCGCCCGCCGCTCGAGTCGCTCATCAACCACATCGACCACATCGCCAAGGTGGCCGGCGTGGACCACGTGGGCATGGGCTCGGACTTCGACGGCATCAACTCCACGCCGCAGTCCATCGACTCCGTGGCGGACCTTCCGCGCATCACGGAGGCGCTGCTGGCCCGGGGCTACACCCGCGAGCAGCTCCACAAGATTCTGGGCGGAAACCTGCTGCGAGTCTTCCGCGAGGCGGAGCGCGTCAGCCGCGAATTGCGCACCGCGCCGAGCGCCCAGCGCTGA
- a CDS encoding RNA polymerase sigma factor has protein sequence MTSTGPEAIGRARPGVDPRVQAAIQGGREATESLLLELLPRVRNLVRYLVRGDGDVEDISQESLIALIRGLPSYRGEGVFHSWVDRVVARTTFAWLKRARGTEARRGEDALELVSVPSEDAPPDEYVHRRRMVMLLDRVPDEQRHAMVLHHVLGMSVPEVSDELGIPFETIRSRLRLGRAALRALATGEEGGAR, from the coding sequence ATGACGAGCACGGGTCCGGAAGCCATCGGCAGAGCGCGCCCTGGGGTGGACCCTCGCGTCCAGGCGGCCATCCAGGGCGGGCGCGAGGCCACCGAGTCCTTGCTGCTGGAGTTGTTGCCCCGGGTGCGCAACCTCGTTCGCTACCTGGTGCGTGGAGATGGGGACGTGGAGGACATCTCGCAGGAGTCGCTCATCGCGCTGATACGAGGGCTTCCCTCGTACCGGGGGGAGGGCGTGTTCCATTCCTGGGTGGACCGGGTGGTGGCTCGGACGACCTTCGCGTGGCTGAAGCGCGCGCGCGGCACGGAGGCCCGGCGGGGGGAAGATGCCCTGGAGCTGGTGTCGGTGCCTTCCGAGGACGCGCCGCCCGATGAGTACGTCCACCGCCGCCGCATGGTGATGTTGTTGGACCGTGTTCCGGACGAGCAGCGGCATGCGATGGTGTTGCACCATGTGCTGGGCATGAGCGTGCCGGAGGTGTCCGACGAGCTGGGGATTCCCTTCGAGACGATTCGCAGCCGGCTGCGGCTGGGGCGCGCGGCGCTCCGCGCGTTGGCGACAGGGGAGGAGGGAGGCGCGAGATGA